The following nucleotide sequence is from Mytilus edulis chromosome 13, xbMytEdul2.2, whole genome shotgun sequence.
CAAAATATGGGGTTTATACCTTGTTGAAGGTCGTGTTGTATGTCATTTGGTCTGGGTAGGAGAGAAACTGGTAGCAATAAAATTCttccatacaccacatatagttgGCCTACTGCTTTAATATATTATTTGAGAAACATACCTTATCAACTAACTTTAACCTACATTATTGATCcatgaaataaagtcaaggtCAGGTAAACCCTGTCTAACTGACATTtacccatataccaaatatcccaATATAAACATTTAGGTCCCAGTTTAAATAAACGAATAAAGACACATGGTAGCAGCCAAAACTATGTATGAAATGCCTCTGCAAAAGTGAATTAATTTTTTAGAATAAGTCACATGCCAATTATTGAAATGTAATCGCTGTACATGCACTCATTATTATATGAAGTCACCGTACATGCACTGTATAGCATAAACATCACATACTAAACAGACcattggcataattattcattaCAGCAATATCAAAATGTATGCACCTAGTATAGTTGACCCAATGCTTTTAGTACTTGAAAAACAGTCCAAAACACAAAAGCTTACATTAACctatgaacaatgaaaatgaggtcaaggtcagattaagcCAGCCAGACTGACATATTCCAAATGCAATCCTTCAATACACCACATATAGTTGGCCTACTGCTTTAATATAGTATTTGAGAAACATACCTTAACACTTaactttaactttgatttttttatccatgaaataaagtcaaggtcaggtgaaccctGTCTGACTGACATGTAGATGTGCaaggaacccatataccaaatatggTTATCCTATAACTCataagtgagaaattcacatgacaaatACTCAGTTTTTTCCCAAGCAgttgctgaaccatgaaaatgaggacaaggaCATTTGACATAAGAAAGACAGAAACTGCATACAAGATATGAAGCATCTCGGggttctaccttctgaaatataaagcttttaacaaATATAGTTTATGCCACAGCTGAATAGTAAAACATATGCCTGGCATACTGCTACTTTAGTTCTAGGCGACACAAAAACAACATATTATTATTCCAGTACTTGTTTCCAATGTCTTCAAATTCTAACTAGTTTTCTTTAACCTATGAACTTTTGCCCAAACCACGAAAGTTGATACCCAATGAAATTACTTTCACAGTATACTATGCTAGCTTTGAaacattctttttattatatatacatgttggtGGTTGAACTTCAGAGATTATATTGAAGTAAAattgctgcgttgaagaccttATTGGTGGCTTTGGACTGATTCATGCTCTttggtcctttttttttttaaccattccctgttttcattctcaattctCTCTTGTACATTTAATGTGTTTCCAATAACACTTTGTTTTTGGTATCATGTATATCAATCAGCATCATCTTACTTCTTCCTTTCGACACAATAGGATGTATTTTAATTAAAGttaggtactgtggattcattatttttctttggaTACACATTTTAAGCAGTTTCATCGGTACAGGAAAATCCAATCAAAGCAGGTTTCTTTAGATCTCCCACgtgacatatcagaaacaggagcgttgagagattggtttttaattagattgaaggAAAACCACAAAATCAGCAAATTACAAATGTTCTGTAGAATTAAACAAGAAATCGAGTATCCACAAATTTGGAAGCTTTCCTCAATTGACTAAAATTAGTAcccatcaaaaataaataaatctatggTAATATTTTCTCCAGTCAGAACAATAATAACGGATGAAATTACAACAAACAGTACTAACAGCTTCATTTTATTTAATCATGATTGTGTTTATAAACTACAAAATATTACTTTTTGTCAAGTTCTTGTACAAAAACTTCctgatgtaaaaataaaatataccatGATTATGTAATATTGTTGAAGATGTTTCCGTTGTTTATTAATGATCCCTAAATttcatatattatatagaatTTCAATGAAAGTGCCGCCTTTTTCATAGTTATTCCAAGCATTTCATTCAGCTTGTATGCAATACTCTTAATAAAATTCACATCTAAAACCAGTGGAAAATTTAATTAAGATCTCACAATGTATTTGTAAATGAGACGGCAATCTGACagtacaaaaaacaaaagtgagATCTAGAGGTTACCATGCAATTTTCATTATCCATACCtcaagtcaaactcataattgcCAAATTCacataaatttatataattaagAGCAACAATAAAAGAAGATCATCGTCATCAATTTTTGTAGCacaaaatataacaattataatatCTGAACACTGTCCTTCTGTGTGACTACAAATTAATAAGTACAAATGCAACATATCATTTAATACCATACATAtaaagttcacaataaataaatattcccTAATATTTAAATTAGAAAAGGCACtagtacaaaaaaaatgcatgtggtatgattgccaataagtcaATTCATGTACCCATCAAAAGTTATGTAATAATTGCACATGAACAAAAATGACACCAGATTCCTTTTTAAttagaaaatgaaattcaaattaaaaaccaTTAACATATTTTAGTTCTTCTCTAGGTGTAGTAAGACATTTGATTCCTTTTTCAGCCaaacaaaaatctaaatattttattatacacaTGCTTTTGAGGAATATTTAATCATTCTGAATAACTTCAAAACTAAAATTTCTGAGACAGAGAAATTTGTCTTAAATTTGTCCTCGGTATAAATGCATACATGCATAACAAAATTTGATCAATAGCCCTTTTAACCATATCTCTAGATCTGCAAAGCCTGACAAAACAATTTGACCTTAATACAATTAGCTAACCTGCATAGGTCTATGAGCAAATAAGAATTCTCTCCTAGACATTGGAAGTTTCAATTCATCATAGACCTGATATATGGGAGACATTCAGACAATTTTAACAGAGATGGAGAAAGACTTTGGCCAATTGTCCATTGGACACTTACACCATGTTACACACTGTTATCTTATACATGATTATTAATGTCAATCTCCTGTTAAAACAATCGTTACTGTTCTCAACTGTCACTTTATCTAGGACATATATCTCTGATTATTTGAGCTACCATGTTTCTCCAAATTCTTTTTTAAACTAGAGATCACCATGGTAACCTATGGTAATATTAATAGTTTTTTGAGATCAACGTCCTCGAATACCTCTCCTCCCCCTTCGAGCTACTCTTGGCTTTGGTACACTTCCTGTACCCCCTACACTAAACATGTTAGGTGTAGCTCCTCCTGTTGGTGTCCCGAAGACAGGTGTGGCCATTCCAGTTGGAGTTACGAAGCTTGCATTGGCACCTAGAAATGAAGCAAGGAAAAATCAATAGGGAAATACTTGGCAGTTAAATTCTCAAGTACATTGTATTAGAGctgatttaaggtggtacccaacactttaactaaaattaatttggctcgtttaattttcttaaaattttgacaaagtatttactttgacccttttacaaaaatataaaaaattcaaaacatttgaaccaatcgttttatcagaaaaattacactggttatatagcagtttgtcaaacacttattttgatcattgagaagcttaatattcccttaacaacacaacgtaattaaaacatttagctgattttacagagttatctccctgtagtgttaggtaccaccttaagttgaATTAGTTTATAGCTATTATTATTTCTTCTATGTGATGGATTGGTGTTTAGAGTCCTTGGGCaattattacatgcatatcaggactAGAACATGTTACCTTAATTATTGTGTACCAGACCAACAAGCTGATCTGGATTTTAAAGGTGCTTGTTAACAAGCCTGTAGTTCAGAGGTTGATGTTGGTACATGTCTGCCATTttagttattttgtaaattttgttgtttattatgcagggatgattccaggtgttttcaaatgggtcccttgaacatcaaattgggaatttttattttaattgggaattttttaagcataaaatctaagacgaaataacattattttcctgtaaaaacggaaaatgtatattattaagtttaacctgtacactaatgttcatgtaagttgtaacaatttgaataattctggatgggctatgaatatcattgaacatgatgTACTAGTCAGTATCAACTTAGCTATAGTTACCTCTAagcctattacaaaaacatatatttcagctaACATAAACCACTGAATAAATCATTCATCCAGTATTTTTCAACAGCAGGTCATCTCTataaatttaccttgattcaaatggatttcaaattgaactggtcaaTGGTCGAATTCagaaaagtaattaaaaagttcatatacttaattgataagatatttaaagcattgaaccagtgatctttaaaattatttggatcatcttcaaatcttttgaaatagttccattatgatgacatcgtatttcatgaatggtctatcatcaacattattttcaaaaaacactcaaacttttgtttttagaggaaataatttcttttacaaaacaagttttcatcatattatataaccGGCTCTGTTGGGCGATCAGCTTTTACGAGATCGGCGCCCATTAAACTTTatccatcaatgttatatcaaaatttgaatttgctctctgccgaggtctgctttgacacccatttttatcaaacagctgggcgatctgcttttacaagaTCGAATACTCCCAtaacatattaatcaattgaattcgCTGCTAAAATTGTTCGTcacatgttgacataattaaatcgttgttaataaaatgcgatcgTAAACAGCATTCTTATCCGGATTTAAAAACGTTTTGACAACatactatgaaaaattatagttgccttaATCGGTGACAGAAACTTTTcttgaaatatcaatttttgttttattttcctgaattgggaataaattttcatgtacatttttttggggccgctggcTGATTTAAGGGCcgctatatagtggaatcatccctgttaTGGCgaagttttctcaattgaattgtttaacatttttcatgtcttttaaagctgactgtGATATGGgtgtttctcattgttgaagactgtaagGTTGCCAAAAATTGCTTATATCCATTTCTTTGAAGTTTAGTAGATATTTGTCTCAAAATATATTAAGCATAAAATAAAAATTCGTTGAATACTAATTTTCATGGGTTTCATGGGTTAAGGtaaaccatgaattcaaatagtcaacaaaattacaaatttattaGAGGCTTTACATGCAGAGATTTGAAAAACGACAAAATCAAATATcgacgaaaatgcaagttttcctcaatccacaaaaattgatatccatgaaaataaatgaatccacagtagcagCATGTAAAAGATAAACTTACTGAAATTATaacctcctcctcctcctcctcctcctgtGTTTGATGGAGTTGTTGAGGCTGAGAAATCAAATCCTCCTCCAACTTTATTGTTTGGAGTAGAGGGTACTCCACTCGAAGATGCAAAATTATAGGCTGAATTAGCAGCTGGCTGAGTTGTTTTTGCTGGTGTTCCAAAAGCAAAGTTTCCAGAACCACTTGCCTGTGTACTAGAAGTCCCAAAAGTATTGGAGGCTTGGCCAAATGAGAATCCTGAAGTACCTCCGAAACCACTGGCTGTTGTTTTGGTAGTAGTTCCAAATGACGTACCCCCTTGACCAAAGGTTGGTCCTGATGTTGTACTACCTTGACCAAAGGTTGGTCCTGCTGTTGTACTCCCTTGACCAAAGGTTGGTCCTGCTGTTGTACTCCCTTGACCAAAGGTTGGTCCTGCTGTTGTACTCCCTTGACCAAAGGTTGGTCCTGCTGTTGTACTCCCTTGACCAAAGGTTGGTCCTGCTGTTGTACTCCCTTGACCAAAGGTTGGTCCTGATGTTGTACTCCCTTGACCAAAGGTTGCTCCTGATGGTCCAAATGAGGCACTACTTGTTGATTTTGGTACTGAACTTTGGCCAAATGGTACAGCGGTACCGAATCCAGTGACTGATGAAGTTGTCCCGAAGCTAGatgtaccttgaccaaaagaactTGCTGTTGTGGTAGTTTGACCAAACATATTTGTTGTTCCCTGACCAAATGTGGTGCTTGCAGTGGTGGCAGAGAACCCAGGCTGTGTAGGTGCAGCTCCAAATCCTGCTGTCCCAAATTGTTTAGCACTAGAAGCACTCGTTTGTCCAAAACCAGATGTCCCTTGACTTCCAAAAGATGGAGTGCTTGCTCCAAAGTTAAACCCTCCTCCTGAGGGAGCAGTAGAAGTAGCTTGTCCAAAGGAAGATGGTGTGCCTCCAAATCCTGGAGTTGTTGTGGCAGTAGATCCTCCAGGCCCAAAGGTTGAAACACCTGCATTAGGCTGACTTCCAAACATAGCAGGCTGTGTTGTTGGTTGCTGAGCAGGTGTTTGATTATTAAACGATTTAAAGTTGAATGTTGATGCTGTTGGATTAGTGCCGGTAGAATTTGTTGTAGTAGTGGCATTAGTAGATGGCTGCATACCAAATGAAGCCGCTGTAGATTGAGGTTGTGCAGCACCAAATGAAAGTGTTGATGATCCATATGCAGGTGGGGGCTGAGATCCAAATGGTTGTGAGGCTTGAGTTTGGGCTCCAAAACCTGGAGCACCTTGTTGTGTTCCAAATACTGATGCTGTCTGCCCTGTCCCAGGAGCACCAGAGGCAGAGGTGGCAGAACCAAAATTAAAACCTGATGGTGTTGGTGTAGCCAAAGGAGCAGTAGTAACATTTGTGGTGAAACCGTAGGATGGTGGTGCCTTTGTCGTCACAGTAGGAGTGGCCGTAGATGTGGCTCCAAAACCTGGAACAGAAGACAACCCAGCTGGCTGAGATCCAAAATTAAATCCAGATTGTAAAGGTGTAGAAGAAGCTGGAGTAACAGTTGTTCCAAAATTTAATCCTGATGGTGCACTTGTTCCTTGTGTTGTACTCAATCCAAATGGAGGTACTGCTGATTTAGGAGCACCACTGGCAGTAACTGCTGAAGAAACGGAGAATCCAGTAGAAAGAGCCATCCCTGCTGATGTTACAGTAGTAGTATTTCCTCCGGCACTACTATTTATTCCTCCAATAGGGGATGACCCTGACATTAAACCACCTTGTGTTGTTGTTTTCAGTGGACTAGAACTTTTGACAGTAGCAAATTTAAACATCATTGGATTGGAACCTGCAGCCGTGGTTACAGAGCTTGTAGAAGTAGATGATGGTATGGATCCAGTTGAGGTCAAGGACAAACCAGCAGAAGATACAGTAGAGGCTGCTGTTGTTACTAAAGAAGATGTCTGAAACCCTGAaactaaaatgaaagaaaattaaataaatataatgtgaAAGGTGCTGGATGtcaattttttgtatataaatttcaCTTTTTGACCTTGGATCAGATAATACTATAATCTCTTTTATACTGTAACTAGTTCTTTTTGACCTTGGATCAGATAATACTATAATCTCTTTTATACTGTAACTAGTTGTTTTCAATTCCTAAATACAGTAACAcagctatatcatgtatatgttgtgcaatgtcaatttcatcattgAACATTTTCTGTAATCAGGGGATCATTCAAGCATGAAAATAAGTTTAGAATATGTGTTACAATTTAATTTGCATTATAAGAACAACATAAGgtcaatgttataaaaatataaact
It contains:
- the LOC139501586 gene encoding uncharacterized protein, which translates into the protein MNNFKPFYLILLLLSSVILLYLSFKSIVLLTVLAVAVIWGSNVVNGSWKSTNTQKLTAFKLKKTKPFSHEKKTKIKLSNKKNSYDSSFKQFFNANCEAEMPSTVKLTPGPNRQKTSINRSQTFSSPSPYLRTSLFNSSCSFQDRSDGNLSISSTNGHSRSPAPFLPSIKRALGVSEYSPRQENSVVPPSYQNYPSQASPGFVPAVRLIKRERSYLGHQKSPSVRSSNVVRIAPPEPHKLSSPRLFHIQTSSTDSRRTPDTQAVIQALKEKSLKRSYGGYDHDLDTSYTDYPVQQAKRRRQDSQQSNSSTSSLPPLPDSLPDLSSSGYTIPRLETPTLKRSAHIDDWDDSCSAKKLRKDGRVNSILSSLSSSQRVAEKEVQVKRKVSTNGKENNPSISKLAKKDTLEKISLDRSDTVIISTTEGVEDTPSKETDTPIKDTSLDSSVTVDKPKMVTLNQSFSARKRQTSLYSGLNKSFQKVPHANVIASMEDYENDMGAEKKRVQDMLEGIHQAETEKEKEKEASKNSTAFGTSVKASETVPPTIAQVSGFQTSSLVTTAASTVSSAGLSLTSTGSIPSSTSTSSVTTAAGSNPMMFKFATVKSSSPLKTTTQGGLMSGSSPIGGINSSAGGNTTTVTSAGMALSTGFSVSSAVTASGAPKSAVPPFGLSTTQGTSAPSGLNFGTTVTPASSTPLQSGFNFGSQPAGLSSVPGFGATSTATPTVTTKAPPSYGFTTNVTTAPLATPTPSGFNFGSATSASGAPGTGQTASVFGTQQGAPGFGAQTQASQPFGSQPPPAYGSSTLSFGAAQPQSTAASFGMQPSTNATTTTNSTGTNPTASTFNFKSFNNQTPAQQPTTQPAMFGSQPNAGVSTFGPGGSTATTTPGFGGTPSSFGQATSTAPSGGGFNFGASTPSFGSQGTSGFGQTSASSAKQFGTAGFGAAPTQPGFSATTASTTFGQGTTNMFGQTTTTASSFGQGTSSFGTTSSVTGFGTAVPFGQSSVPKSTSSASFGPSGATFGQGSTTSGPTFGQGSTTAGPTFGQGSTTAGPTFGQGSTTAGPTFGQGSTTAGPTFGQGSTTAGPTFGQGSTTSGPTFGQGGTSFGTTTKTTASGFGGTSGFSFGQASNTFGTSSTQASGSGNFAFGTPAKTTQPAANSAYNFASSSGVPSTPNNKVGGGFDFSASTTPSNTGGGGGGGGYNFSANASFVTPTGMATPVFGTPTGGATPNMFSVGGTGSVPKPRVARRGRRGIRGR